CCCGCTTCCGGGCCGTCGTCGCGAACCAGGAGGGCGTCGACCTCGTCTACACCATCGACTACGCGCTCGAGCGCGGCGCATGGTCGCACGACGGGCCCGGCGCCCGGTTCGTCCCGCAATCGACGGTTGAGGCGCGCTCCTTCGAGGTTCCCGTGAGCGCCGGAAGCCGGGAATCCTTCGATCTCGAGGTGCCCGCCGCGGACGGTGGGCTCCACCGTTTCGGGCTCGTCCTCTTTGCGCCCGGCATCGAGGAGCGACGGCTGAGCTTCTGGTTCGACGCCCGACCGCCCCTCTCCTCCGAGGTCGTGGTGGGCCTTTCCGCCTCGAGCGCGTCGACCCTCGTCGGCCGTCCCGTCGTCCTCACGGCGGCCGCCATGCCCGCGTCCTCGGCGAGCGTCGCCGTCGACCTCATCCTCTTCGCGGAGCGTGGCAACCTCACCTCCGGGGGCTTCACGCCCGCCGAGGTCATGATCCTCGACCGCTGGCGCTTCGACCTGACGCCGGGCGAGCCCTGGAGCGCCACCGTGGTCTTCTCGCCCGCGAAACCCGGAGCCTATCGCCTCACGGCCCTGCTCGACGGCACGACACCCGCCACGCATCCGAACGGACGGGGAACGGTCTTCATCGAGGTGTCGCCGTGAGCGGGGACCCCGTCGAAGCCGGTCCGCGCCCGCTCAACCACGGGCAGCAGCTCGCGAAGGACACGTTCGCCTACGCGCTCGCGCGGGGTCTTCCCGCGATGGTCGGGCTCGTCATCCTCCTCGCGGCGACGCGTCTCCTCTCGCGCGAGGCGCTCGGGCAATATGGACTCCTCGTCAACGTCGTGCTCCTCGTCGCGGCCGCCTCGAGCGGCTGGACCCAGCAGGCGGCGCTGAGGTTCTATCCGGCTTACGAGCGACGCGGCGAGGCCGCGACCTTCCTTGCGCACCATGCGACCGCGATCGCGGCGACGCTCGTCGTGCTCGTCGCGATCGCCGGCGCTTTATACGCGACGGCCGGCGGCGCGCTCGGACCCTACGCGCGCCTCTTCGGCCTCGCGATTGCGATCCTCGTCGCGGTCGTCGCGTTCTACAATGTGCAGTTCGTCCTCATGGCGCGCCTCGCCTCCTGGTCGTACTCGCTCATGGAGATCGCGCGCGGCGTCCTCACGCTCGCGTTCGGCCTCGCTCTCCTGATCTACTGGCGCGCCGACGTCGAGGCCCTCCTCGTCGCCCTCCTCGTGGCGCTCCTCCTCCCCCTCCCCTTCGGGGCCTGGAAGGCCGGCCTCCTGAGGCCGTTCGGGGCGGCCCGAGGAAGCCTCGACTACACGCGGGCCGCCTTCGTCTACGCCTTCCCGCTCGCCGGGTGGTTCCTCGGCGAGCAGGCGTTCGCCGCGGTCGACCGTCTCGTGATCCAATATCATCGGGGCGCGGCCGAGGTCGGCCTCTTCCACGCCGGATACCAGGCCCTGCCCGAGCTCGTGACATTGTCGCTCGCGCCCCTCCTCATGGCCGCCCAGCCGATCCTCGTGAGGGCGGGGGAGACCGAGAACCGCGAAGAGCTCGAAAGCCTCATCCAGCGCTTCACGCGCTACTTCCTCCTGATCACGACGCCCGTCGCGATCGGCGTCGCCGTCGCGGCGCCGGCCCTCTCGGCGGTCCTCCTCGGCGCCGAGTTCCGCGACGGTCACGTCGTGGTGCCCTGGATCGCCGCGGGTTTCATCGGCTGGAACCTCGGGCTCTTCGGCAACAAGCGCTTCGAGATCGAGCGCCGCACGGGCGTCGTGTTCGCGATCCTCGGAACCTGCGTCGCGGCGAACCTCGTCCTTGCCGCGCTCCTCGTTCCCTCGCACGGCTTCCTCGGCGCCGCCATCGCCTCGTGCATCGCCTTCTGGCTCTATCCGATCCTCGTCGGCATCGTGCCCGGATCCTCGATCCGCTGGCGCTTTCCCTGGAGGACAGCCGCGAACGTCGCGGCCGCCGGGGGCCTTGCGGCCCTTGCCGGCCTGGGCGCGGCCGGCGCGTTCGCGAGCGCGGGCCACCTCGCGGCCGGATCGGCCGCGATCGCCGCGGCCTTTGCCACCTTCGCGGCCGCCGTGCTGCTTGCGGGCGAGGTGCGCCGCGACGAATGGGGCCGGGCCCGCCGCTCGCTCGCGGCCGTCGTCAGGAGGCCGCAGACGTGACGGGCGCCGTCTTCGAGCGCGTCGCGCCGTCGTGGGCCTCGCGGCTCGACCGATCCGGCCTCGTCCAGAAGGCCGCGGCCCTCGCCTACCACCCCGGGGTCTCGACCGCGCTCGTCGTCCTCTTCGCCGTTTCCGGCCTCGTCGGAATCCTGCTCATCGAGAAGACGGGGGCTCGGGAGGGTCAGATCGTGGCGACGATCATCGGCCTCGCCCTCTTCGCAGCCCTCTACGTGAACGCGAACGAGCAGCGGGCCGGCGTGCTCGTTCTCTTCCTCTTCGCATGGGCCCTCTTCGCGGTCGCGGGCTTCACCGCGCGCACGGACAACCTCATGGGAAGCGACGTCCACCGCGAATTCCGCGCGGTCGTCCACTTCGGCGATGCCTATCACTGGGATCCCCTCGACCTGCCGGAGATCAGCTTCAGCTCCGTGTGGCTCATCGTCGGCACGCGCATGTTCACGGGCCTCACGGGTCTCGATGCGCACACGATCCTGAAATACGCCTATCCGGCGATGCTTGCCGCCGTCTCGATACCTCTTTTCCTCGTCTTCGAACGGGCCGTGAATCCTCGCCGCGCCTTCGCCGCGGTCTTCATCGCGGTTTCGGCGCTCTCCTTCTGGGAAAGCACGGCCCAGATCGCCAAAGCCTCGATCTCGATGCTCATCGCCCTCGCGCTCCTCTACGTCGTGACGAGCCGCCCGCTGAGCGAGACCCGCACGCTCGTGCTCGGCGCCACGCTCGTCGTCGCGCTCGTGTTCACCCATTACACCACGAGCGTGCTCGTCCTCCTCACGCTCGGCGTCGCCTGGGCCGCAGAATGGGCCTACTTCTGGAAGTGGCGGCGGGCCGGGCTCGTGACGACCGTGCCGAGCTTCCGGCTGGGTCTGCTCCTCCTCGTGGGTTGCGTCATCTTCGTCGCGTGGTACGCCGCCATCCCCTACGTGTTCGACATGCTCGTCAATTCCGCGACGTACCCCATCGAGGCGATCGCGCGCAAGCTCGCGGGCGAGGATTTCAGGCGAAGCGGCGAGACGCTCGCTGAGACCCTCGGGCGCGGCGGCAGCCTCGGCTACTGGTCGATCCGGATCTCGCTCCTCGTCGTCGCCTCGGCCATCGCGGCGGGATGGATCCGGCAGGCGCTCGACATCTACCGGGGCCGGCGGGTGGCCTCGGGGCGGCTGCGCCTCTTCGCGACCCAGACCGTCGCCCTCGGCCTCACCGCGGTCGGCTTCCTCGTCCCCACCACGCTCGACGCGAACCGCCTTTTCGCCATCGCGCTCGTCCTCTCAGCCTCGCTCGCCACCCTCTGGTGGGGCGTGAGCGGGCCCATGAAACGGTCCCGGAACCGCGAGGCCGCGTGGGCGTCGAAGGCCCTGCTCGCGGGCTCCGTGCTCGTGGCCGCGAGCCAGATGGGTCTTCCCTTCCTCGCGCTCGACGGCGTGGCGTTTTCGACGAACATGGGCGACGACGGCCCGGTGTTCGCGCGGTACGGCTTCGACGAGGAGGACCGCGCTTTCCGCGACTGGTCCATCGTGGCCGCCGCGGGCCGCGATTTCCGGGTGACGCGCGCGTTCGTGGACTATTTCCACCAGGATCCGAAGGTCGCGATCGACCACGTCCGGACGCTCGACCGGCAAGCGGTGGCGGACCG
This genomic interval from Candidatus Thermoplasmatota archaeon contains the following:
- a CDS encoding lipopolysaccharide biosynthesis protein → MSGDPVEAGPRPLNHGQQLAKDTFAYALARGLPAMVGLVILLAATRLLSREALGQYGLLVNVVLLVAAASSGWTQQAALRFYPAYERRGEAATFLAHHATAIAATLVVLVAIAGALYATAGGALGPYARLFGLAIAILVAVVAFYNVQFVLMARLASWSYSLMEIARGVLTLAFGLALLIYWRADVEALLVALLVALLLPLPFGAWKAGLLRPFGAARGSLDYTRAAFVYAFPLAGWFLGEQAFAAVDRLVIQYHRGAAEVGLFHAGYQALPELVTLSLAPLLMAAQPILVRAGETENREELESLIQRFTRYFLLITTPVAIGVAVAAPALSAVLLGAEFRDGHVVVPWIAAGFIGWNLGLFGNKRFEIERRTGVVFAILGTCVAANLVLAALLVPSHGFLGAAIASCIAFWLYPILVGIVPGSSIRWRFPWRTAANVAAAGGLAALAGLGAAGAFASAGHLAAGSAAIAAAFATFAAAVLLAGEVRRDEWGRARRSLAAVVRRPQT